One window of the Pseudarthrobacter sp. ATCC 49987 genome contains the following:
- a CDS encoding vWA domain-containing protein, producing MNAGTAPLTAAAHPTVEAAALAAAFITALRRAGLSCSPDRAVRLAEGLRLIPPGDVETLYWASRVVLVSAHGQLPVFDAVFAAVFRGAFDPAAPPRTTAAPAASPPAAPEEARTRPSPAEDRAPGQGPAHPRTAPAVASAGPESSRDEDVAEREAVLAMASAEERLHRMAFAQLTEAEVLEVRRLASRLLLATPTRLSRRTRKSTHSSARLDVRATVRAARRSGTDTTRLLYARRREQRRKLVMLCDVSGSMEPYARIFVSLLQGAVATAGAEAFVFSTRLTRLTRQLALRDPDEALSRAAEAAPDWAGGTRLADSIRHFVDEHGRRGLARGAVVVIVSDGWAQEDPEQVAAQMARLRRLAHRIVWVNPRKASPGYSPLAGGMAAALPYCDAFVSGHSYTALAEVAAAIRGDGQSSLKGRGN from the coding sequence TTGAATGCCGGAACCGCGCCGCTCACCGCCGCCGCTCACCCCACGGTCGAGGCGGCCGCCCTGGCCGCGGCGTTCATCACCGCCCTGCGCCGGGCCGGACTGTCGTGTTCCCCGGACCGGGCAGTCCGGCTGGCCGAAGGCCTCCGACTGATCCCACCAGGCGACGTCGAGACGCTGTACTGGGCATCCCGGGTGGTGCTGGTGTCAGCGCACGGGCAGCTGCCGGTGTTCGACGCCGTCTTCGCTGCGGTGTTCCGCGGAGCGTTTGACCCCGCCGCGCCGCCACGCACCACCGCTGCCCCCGCTGCGTCGCCGCCCGCAGCCCCTGAAGAGGCACGCACCCGGCCCTCACCGGCTGAGGATCGCGCCCCCGGGCAGGGACCGGCGCACCCGCGGACGGCACCGGCGGTTGCCTCCGCGGGACCGGAGAGCAGCAGGGACGAGGACGTCGCGGAACGGGAGGCGGTGCTGGCCATGGCCTCCGCCGAGGAACGCCTGCACCGGATGGCGTTCGCACAGCTCACCGAGGCTGAAGTCCTGGAGGTCAGGCGGCTGGCGTCCCGGCTGCTGCTCGCGACACCTACGCGTTTGAGCCGCCGCACCCGCAAGTCCACCCACAGCAGCGCCCGCCTGGATGTCCGCGCCACGGTCCGCGCGGCGCGGCGCTCCGGCACCGACACGACCCGGCTGCTCTACGCCCGGCGCCGCGAGCAGCGCCGCAAGCTGGTGATGCTTTGCGATGTCTCCGGGTCCATGGAACCGTATGCGCGGATCTTCGTCTCGCTGCTGCAGGGAGCGGTGGCCACCGCCGGCGCCGAGGCCTTCGTCTTTTCCACCCGGCTGACGCGCCTGACCCGGCAGCTGGCGCTGCGGGATCCGGACGAGGCGCTGTCCCGGGCGGCGGAGGCCGCGCCGGATTGGGCCGGCGGCACCCGTCTTGCCGACAGCATCCGGCACTTCGTCGACGAACACGGCCGCCGCGGGCTGGCCCGCGGCGCGGTGGTGGTGATCGTCTCGGACGGCTGGGCCCAGGAGGACCCCGAACAGGTCGCGGCCCAGATGGCGCGGCTGCGCCGACTGGCCCACCGGATCGTCTGGGTCAATCCACGCAAGGCATCCCCGGGCTACAGTCCACTGGCGGGCGGCATGGCGGCGGCCCTGCCATACTGCGACGCTTTCGTCAGCGGACACAGCTACACGGCTTTGGCAGAGGTGGCAGCCGCAATCCGCGGCGACGGCCAGTCATCACTCAAGGGAAGAGGGAACTAA
- a CDS encoding LysR family transcriptional regulator, with translation MTLSQLRTFALVARLGSLHAAAETLGVSEPAVSAALAALRQDLGDPLFVRAAGGIALTPGGRALADYAQDIVGLADQARWEVANAKNDAGRLKIVATAPFAEHAAGRLLDLFTKRVPGASVDVVVEAAEDLASLLQERAYDVALGARPVLPVAPVGTAGTHPGLDCVPFLRYQRALVAASGHPLARLPGPVSVARLLDRPWFAGPAGIQESSEEGRWLASTGVVPEIIRLSSETEALAAARAGEGIMLALGHIVRAELQSGVLVRLPVVGTPVTGLWWASTLDNHRTTTMARTLQRFAGTADATAAMVAPGGPRGLERRGSKFHVALWS, from the coding sequence ATGACATTGAGCCAGCTCCGCACGTTCGCCCTGGTCGCCCGCCTGGGCTCGCTGCACGCTGCCGCGGAGACCCTCGGAGTCAGCGAACCGGCGGTGTCCGCTGCCCTGGCGGCGCTCCGGCAGGACCTTGGCGACCCGCTCTTCGTGCGCGCTGCCGGCGGCATCGCCCTGACTCCGGGCGGCCGCGCCCTGGCCGACTATGCCCAGGACATTGTCGGGCTGGCGGACCAGGCCCGCTGGGAAGTCGCCAACGCCAAGAACGACGCCGGGCGGCTGAAGATTGTGGCCACCGCACCCTTCGCTGAACATGCGGCCGGCCGGCTGCTGGACCTTTTTACCAAGCGTGTTCCCGGCGCTTCGGTGGATGTCGTGGTGGAGGCCGCGGAGGACCTTGCCTCGCTCCTGCAGGAACGGGCGTACGACGTCGCCCTGGGTGCCCGGCCGGTGCTGCCGGTCGCCCCCGTGGGGACTGCCGGGACCCATCCGGGCCTGGACTGCGTTCCGTTCCTGCGCTACCAGCGCGCCCTGGTCGCGGCGTCGGGGCATCCGCTGGCCCGGTTGCCAGGACCGGTCTCCGTGGCCCGGCTGCTGGACCGGCCGTGGTTTGCCGGACCGGCGGGGATCCAGGAAAGCTCGGAGGAGGGCCGCTGGCTGGCATCGACGGGGGTGGTGCCGGAGATCATCCGGCTCAGCAGCGAGACGGAAGCGTTGGCGGCGGCGCGGGCGGGGGAAGGCATCATGCTGGCGCTCGGCCATATCGTCCGGGCCGAACTGCAGAGCGGGGTCCTCGTCCGGCTGCCCGTCGTCGGGACACCGGTCACCGGCCTGTGGTGGGCGAGCACCCTGGACAACCACCGGACCACCACGATGGCGCGGACGCTCCAGCGCTTCGCCGGCACGGCAGATGCGACCGCCGCGATGGTCGCCCCCGGCGGCCCGCGGGGCCTGGAACGCCGCGGGTCGAAGTTCCACGTCGCGCTGTGGAGCTGA
- a CDS encoding aerobic carbon-monoxide dehydrogenase large subunit, with the protein MTVIHERPGNPAAGDADRPIGYGRIQRKEDPRFVRGKGNYLDDIVLPGMLHGAILRAPVAHARLVSIDTTNALAHPKVLAVITGNDLLGLKLAWAPTLSADVQAVLVTDKVRFQGQEVAFVVAENRYAARDALELIDVEYDVLPPVIDARKALDADAPVIRDEIEGKTDNHIFDWEMGDKAETEAVFASADVVVSQEMVYPRVHPAPMETCGAIADFDAVDGKLTLYETTQAPHAHRTLFAIVAGIPEHKIRVVSPDIGGGFGNKVGIYPGYILAVVGSIVTGKPVKWVEDRSENLMSTSFARDYIMQGEIAATKDGKILAVRTNVLADHGAFNATAQPTKYPAGFFSIFTGSYDIKAAYCSVTGVYTNKAPGGVAYACSFRVTEAVYLVERMVDILARKLEMDPAELRLKNFIKPEQFPYANKTGWVYDSGNYEPAMRLSMQLAGYDELRREQQAKRARGELMGIGISFFTETVGAGPRKHFDIVGLGMADGAELRVHPTGKAVVRLSVQSQGQGHETTFAQIVAEELGIPPEDIDVVHGDTDQTPFGLGTYGSRSTPVSGGAVALVARKVREKAKLIAAAMLETRPEDLEWEKGRWFVKGDPSAGKTIAEIAMAAHGTMTLPEGVDGNLDAEVTYDPPNLTFPFGAYICVVDIDPGTGHVKVRRFIAVDDCGTRINPMIIEGQVHGGLTDGVGMALMEIIEFDADGNCLGGSFMDYLIPTAMEVPDWETGFTVTPSPHHPIGAKGIGESATVGSPPAIVNAVVDALAPYGVVHMDMPCTPARVWAAMQGRARPPI; encoded by the coding sequence ATGACCGTCATCCACGAACGGCCCGGCAATCCGGCGGCCGGCGACGCGGACCGCCCGATCGGCTACGGCCGGATCCAGCGGAAGGAAGATCCGCGCTTTGTCCGCGGCAAAGGCAACTACCTCGACGACATCGTCCTGCCCGGCATGCTGCACGGCGCCATCCTGCGCGCCCCCGTGGCTCACGCCCGGCTGGTCTCCATCGACACCACCAATGCCCTCGCCCACCCCAAGGTCCTCGCCGTCATCACCGGGAACGACCTGCTGGGCCTCAAGCTCGCCTGGGCCCCCACCCTCTCCGCGGATGTCCAGGCCGTCCTCGTGACGGACAAGGTCCGCTTCCAGGGCCAGGAGGTCGCGTTCGTCGTGGCCGAGAACCGCTACGCCGCGCGCGACGCGCTGGAGCTGATCGACGTCGAATACGATGTCCTGCCCCCGGTGATCGACGCCCGGAAGGCCCTCGACGCCGACGCCCCGGTGATCCGCGACGAGATCGAGGGCAAGACGGACAACCACATCTTCGACTGGGAGATGGGTGACAAGGCCGAAACCGAGGCTGTCTTCGCGAGCGCCGACGTCGTTGTCTCCCAGGAGATGGTCTACCCGCGGGTGCACCCCGCGCCGATGGAGACCTGCGGGGCAATCGCCGACTTCGACGCCGTCGACGGCAAACTGACCCTCTACGAAACGACCCAGGCGCCGCACGCGCACCGCACCCTGTTCGCGATCGTCGCCGGGATCCCCGAGCACAAGATCCGTGTGGTGTCCCCGGACATCGGCGGCGGCTTCGGCAACAAGGTCGGCATCTACCCCGGCTACATCCTCGCCGTCGTGGGCTCGATCGTCACCGGCAAGCCGGTGAAATGGGTGGAGGACCGCTCGGAGAACCTGATGTCCACCTCCTTCGCCCGGGACTACATCATGCAGGGCGAGATCGCGGCCACCAAGGACGGCAAGATCCTCGCGGTACGCACCAACGTCCTCGCGGACCACGGCGCGTTCAACGCCACCGCCCAGCCCACCAAGTACCCCGCCGGTTTCTTCTCCATCTTCACCGGAAGCTACGACATCAAGGCCGCCTACTGCTCCGTCACGGGCGTCTACACGAACAAGGCACCAGGCGGCGTCGCCTATGCCTGCTCGTTCCGCGTCACGGAAGCCGTCTATCTGGTCGAGCGGATGGTGGACATCCTCGCCCGCAAGCTGGAGATGGATCCGGCGGAACTGCGGCTGAAGAACTTCATCAAACCCGAACAGTTCCCGTACGCCAACAAGACCGGCTGGGTGTACGACTCCGGCAACTACGAGCCCGCCATGCGGCTGTCCATGCAGCTGGCCGGCTATGACGAGCTGCGACGTGAGCAGCAGGCGAAGCGCGCCCGCGGCGAACTGATGGGGATCGGCATCTCCTTCTTCACCGAGACCGTCGGCGCCGGCCCGCGCAAGCACTTCGACATTGTCGGCCTCGGCATGGCCGACGGCGCCGAACTGCGGGTCCATCCCACGGGCAAGGCCGTCGTGCGGCTTTCGGTGCAAAGCCAGGGCCAGGGCCACGAGACCACCTTCGCGCAGATCGTCGCCGAGGAACTCGGCATCCCGCCGGAGGATATCGACGTCGTCCACGGCGACACGGACCAGACACCGTTCGGCCTCGGCACGTACGGGAGCCGCTCGACGCCGGTGAGCGGCGGCGCCGTCGCCCTCGTTGCCCGCAAGGTGCGGGAGAAAGCGAAGCTGATCGCCGCGGCCATGCTGGAGACGCGTCCCGAGGACCTTGAGTGGGAGAAGGGCCGCTGGTTCGTCAAGGGCGATCCCAGCGCCGGGAAGACCATCGCCGAAATCGCCATGGCAGCCCACGGCACCATGACACTGCCCGAGGGGGTCGACGGCAACCTCGACGCCGAGGTCACCTACGACCCGCCGAACCTGACGTTCCCGTTCGGCGCCTACATCTGCGTGGTCGACATCGATCCGGGCACCGGGCACGTCAAGGTGCGCCGTTTCATCGCGGTGGACGACTGCGGCACCCGGATCAATCCGATGATCATCGAGGGCCAGGTGCACGGCGGACTGACCGACGGCGTCGGGATGGCCCTCATGGAGATCATCGAATTCGACGCCGACGGCAACTGCCTGGGCGGGTCCTTCATGGACTACCTGATCCCCACGGCGATGGAAGTCCCGGACTGGGAGACCGGCTTCACCGTGACCCCGTCCCCGCACCACCCCATCGGCGCGAAGGGCATCGGTGAGTCCGCCACCGTCGGTTCGCCGCCGGCGATCGTGAACGCCGTCGTCGACGCGCTGGCCCCCTACGGGGTGGTACACATGGACATGCCCTGCACACCGGCCCGGGTCTGGGCCGCCATGCAGGGCCGGGCAAGGCCGCCGATCTGA
- a CDS encoding FAD binding domain-containing protein, whose amino-acid sequence MQIPAPFDYVRATSVDNALELLSRHGPESRVVAGGHSLLPMMKLRLSRPEWLIDINDLYELDFILRDGDKLRIGALTRHTTLLESDEIFALFPIVRDAESVIADPVVRNRGTIGGSLCQADPAEDLSTVCDVMGAEAVIRGPAGERILAMADFHRGPYETAVGQDELLCELRFPIRPRSGSAYEKVERRVGDWAVGAAGASVTLAADGTIADAAVGLTALGLDRTVAGVTELLRGQQPREELFVEAGRLAAEACDPVADQRGPIDYKRHLADELTRRVLRQACARAAQTQEG is encoded by the coding sequence ATGCAGATTCCGGCTCCTTTCGACTATGTGCGGGCCACGTCCGTGGACAACGCCCTGGAACTCCTCTCCCGCCACGGTCCGGAGTCGCGGGTCGTCGCCGGGGGCCACAGCCTCCTGCCGATGATGAAGCTCCGGCTCTCCCGGCCCGAATGGCTGATCGACATCAACGACCTCTACGAACTCGACTTCATCCTTCGCGACGGCGACAAGCTCCGCATCGGCGCGCTGACGCGCCACACAACGCTCCTGGAGTCGGACGAGATCTTTGCGCTCTTCCCCATCGTCCGGGACGCAGAATCCGTGATCGCCGACCCGGTCGTGCGCAACCGGGGAACTATTGGCGGATCACTCTGCCAGGCCGACCCGGCCGAGGACCTGTCCACGGTCTGCGACGTGATGGGTGCCGAAGCCGTGATCCGTGGACCGGCCGGCGAGCGCATCCTGGCCATGGCTGACTTCCACCGCGGGCCCTATGAGACGGCGGTGGGCCAGGACGAACTGCTGTGCGAGCTCCGCTTCCCGATCCGCCCCCGTTCGGGCAGCGCCTACGAGAAGGTTGAACGCCGGGTCGGCGACTGGGCAGTCGGCGCCGCCGGCGCGTCCGTGACGCTCGCTGCGGACGGCACCATCGCCGACGCCGCCGTCGGGCTCACCGCACTCGGCCTCGACCGCACGGTCGCCGGGGTCACCGAACTGCTCCGTGGCCAGCAGCCCCGGGAGGAACTGTTCGTGGAGGCAGGACGGCTCGCCGCGGAAGCCTGCGACCCGGTGGCCGACCAGCGCGGCCCGATTGACTACAAACGGCACCTCGCCGACGAACTCACCCGGCGGGTGCTCCGGCAAGCGTGTGCCCGCGCCGCCCAGACACAGGAAGGCTGA
- a CDS encoding nucleotidyltransferase family protein has product MPSLSERLPAQHPTAGLILAAGASRRLGRPKQLLPYGRGVLLDAVLAAARDCGFDQTVLALGGSAAEVQRTVDTTGCQIVLNPDFGAGCSSSIASGLAALHPDADAVVLLLGDQPGVRSVDARALLELLFRGKATGRQDAPGIAVCRYDDGVGHPLAFTRRMLPDLASLHGDKAVWKLLEQRAADAVELRVPGPVPLDVDTDEDYRLVLAGLEGAL; this is encoded by the coding sequence ATGCCCTCACTCTCTGAACGCCTACCCGCGCAGCACCCGACGGCGGGGCTGATCCTGGCGGCCGGGGCGTCGCGGCGCCTGGGCCGGCCCAAGCAGTTGCTGCCCTACGGCCGCGGGGTACTCCTCGACGCCGTGCTGGCCGCCGCCCGGGACTGCGGCTTTGACCAGACGGTGCTTGCCCTGGGAGGTTCGGCCGCGGAAGTCCAGCGCACGGTCGACACCACCGGCTGCCAGATCGTGCTCAACCCGGACTTCGGCGCGGGCTGTTCCTCCTCGATCGCGTCCGGCCTCGCCGCACTCCACCCGGACGCGGACGCCGTGGTCCTGCTGCTCGGTGACCAGCCCGGCGTCCGCTCCGTCGACGCCCGCGCCCTGCTGGAGCTCCTGTTCCGGGGCAAGGCAACCGGCCGGCAGGACGCCCCGGGGATCGCCGTCTGCCGGTACGACGACGGTGTCGGCCATCCCCTGGCGTTCACCCGCCGGATGCTCCCGGACCTGGCCTCCCTGCACGGCGACAAGGCAGTCTGGAAGCTACTGGAGCAGCGGGCGGCCGACGCCGTCGAACTTCGCGTTCCAGGTCCTGTCCCGCTCGACGTCGACACGGACGAGGACTACCGCCTTGTCCTGGCGGGACTGGAGGGCGCGCTGTGA
- a CDS encoding DUF6457 domain-containing protein has translation MTLPRDEDSSLRHWSARLIQALQILDLEVDHEKIVQLADESLKAVGPHADAISAFIVGYAAGTASTDGRKSTQDAVHAASNKVIELCEHGESGGPDEEGWAKRAQ, from the coding sequence ATGACTTTGCCCCGGGACGAAGACAGCTCACTGCGGCACTGGAGTGCCCGCCTGATCCAGGCGCTGCAGATCCTTGACCTGGAAGTGGACCACGAGAAGATCGTCCAGCTCGCGGACGAGTCGCTCAAGGCCGTCGGGCCGCACGCGGATGCCATCAGCGCCTTCATCGTCGGCTACGCCGCGGGTACCGCGTCGACCGATGGCCGGAAGAGCACCCAGGACGCAGTCCACGCTGCGTCCAACAAAGTCATCGAGCTCTGTGAGCACGGCGAGTCCGGCGGCCCCGACGAAGAAGGCTGGGCCAAGCGGGCCCAATAG
- a CDS encoding (2Fe-2S)-binding protein translates to MQISMTVNGNEVTSDVEPRVLLVHYIREVLGLTGTHWGCDTTNCGTCVVLMDGQPVKSCTVLAAMAAGHDIRTVEGLATGATLDPVQQGFMEEHGLQCGFCTPGMMLTARALLDKNPHPDTTEIRQAISGQICRCTGYATIVRSVQWAAAHPAGGDSDATADEVIDGTDTVVEDIAAQTQDTEVKA, encoded by the coding sequence ATGCAGATCAGCATGACCGTCAACGGCAACGAAGTCACGTCCGACGTTGAGCCCCGTGTGCTCCTGGTCCACTACATCCGCGAGGTCCTTGGCCTGACCGGCACCCACTGGGGCTGCGACACCACGAACTGCGGAACCTGCGTGGTCCTGATGGACGGCCAGCCGGTGAAGTCCTGCACGGTGCTCGCTGCGATGGCCGCGGGCCACGACATCCGCACGGTCGAGGGGCTGGCCACCGGCGCCACCCTCGACCCCGTCCAGCAAGGCTTTATGGAGGAGCACGGGTTGCAGTGCGGTTTCTGCACCCCCGGCATGATGTTGACTGCCCGCGCCCTGCTCGACAAGAACCCGCATCCGGACACCACCGAGATCCGGCAGGCCATTTCGGGCCAGATCTGCCGGTGCACCGGCTACGCCACGATCGTCCGGTCGGTGCAGTGGGCGGCAGCCCACCCGGCCGGCGGAGACAGTGACGCCACGGCAGACGAGGTCATCGACGGCACGGACACCGTGGTTGAGGACATCGCAGCGCAGACACAAGACACAGAGGTGAAGGCATGA
- a CDS encoding XdhC family protein yields the protein MTPTGESLGARANDLASRREPFVHATVVRAQHPTSAHAGDTALILPGGEIQGFVGGNCVEFAVREYSMQVLASQEPLLLRVVPGEPSRSAEEGAVEVSNPCLSGGAIEIFLQPRIPAPRVLVVGTTPVAQALETLGSGVGLAVELTDGESAAPRSDDAALIVASHGKAEESALEAALRAGVPYVALVASGTRGAAVLESLDVDPAQRSRVFTPAGLQLGARTPGEIALSILAQLIQERAKTRHPAPAAPVATPAAEAPATAIDPVCGMTVAALDSSIHLEHNGVTVYFCSPGCRAAFRKDPERYALTL from the coding sequence ATGACACCGACTGGAGAATCCCTTGGGGCCCGGGCGAATGACCTCGCCTCCCGCCGCGAGCCGTTCGTGCACGCCACGGTGGTCCGCGCCCAGCACCCCACCAGCGCCCACGCCGGGGACACGGCCCTGATCCTGCCCGGCGGCGAGATCCAGGGCTTCGTCGGCGGGAACTGCGTCGAGTTCGCGGTGCGGGAGTACAGCATGCAGGTCCTGGCCTCGCAGGAACCCCTGCTGCTGCGCGTTGTCCCCGGCGAGCCGTCCCGCAGCGCCGAGGAAGGCGCGGTTGAGGTCTCCAATCCCTGCCTGAGCGGCGGGGCGATCGAGATCTTCCTCCAGCCGCGCATCCCGGCGCCCCGGGTATTGGTGGTCGGCACCACGCCCGTGGCCCAGGCGCTGGAGACCCTCGGCTCGGGTGTCGGGCTGGCGGTAGAACTCACGGACGGGGAATCGGCGGCCCCCCGGTCCGACGACGCGGCGCTGATTGTGGCCTCGCACGGCAAGGCAGAGGAGTCCGCCCTCGAGGCCGCCCTGCGCGCCGGAGTGCCGTATGTCGCGCTGGTGGCCAGCGGGACGCGGGGTGCCGCGGTGCTGGAATCCCTCGACGTCGACCCCGCGCAGCGCTCGCGCGTCTTCACCCCGGCCGGACTGCAGCTGGGCGCCCGCACCCCCGGCGAGATCGCCCTCTCGATCCTGGCCCAGCTCATCCAGGAACGGGCGAAGACCCGGCACCCGGCCCCGGCGGCACCGGTTGCGACGCCGGCAGCAGAAGCCCCGGCGACGGCGATTGATCCTGTCTGCGGCATGACCGTCGCGGCGCTGGACTCCTCGATCCACCTCGAGCACAACGGTGTGACCGTATACTTCTGCTCGCCCGGCTGCCGGGCCGCCTTCCGCAAAGATCCGGAGCGCTATGCCCTCACTCTCTGA
- a CDS encoding AAA family ATPase, whose protein sequence is MNTAARTGAEEDVQRRVPDVPSLISALDSGDYLADVGLATALFLAVRLPQPLLLEGEAGVGKTEAAKALAQLLDTPLYRLQCYEGIDAGEALYEWNHQRQLLGIRLAEVRDASVTETDLFGPEYLLRRPLLQAIEHPGPRPAVLLLDEIDRADAEFEAFTFELLAEAAVTIPELGTIRATHPPIVILTSNRTRDLHDALTRRCLYHWIDYPGPGRIAEIVRRRVPASSGPLALQAAAVITRLRTLDLAKPPGISEAIDWVSALAVLGIGHIDAATADQTLGSIVKNRDDLELVGARGADWLVAGTGG, encoded by the coding sequence GTGAACACGGCGGCGCGCACCGGCGCGGAGGAGGATGTGCAGCGCAGGGTTCCCGACGTCCCGTCCCTGATCTCGGCGCTGGACAGCGGTGACTACCTGGCCGACGTCGGACTCGCTACAGCACTCTTCCTGGCGGTCCGGCTCCCGCAGCCTCTTTTGCTGGAGGGCGAGGCGGGCGTCGGCAAGACCGAGGCGGCGAAGGCCCTGGCCCAGCTGCTGGACACGCCGCTGTACCGGCTGCAGTGCTACGAGGGAATCGACGCCGGCGAGGCCCTCTACGAGTGGAACCACCAGCGGCAGCTGCTCGGGATCCGGCTGGCGGAAGTCCGGGACGCCTCGGTCACCGAAACCGACCTCTTCGGCCCGGAGTACCTGCTGCGCCGGCCGCTGCTGCAGGCGATCGAACATCCCGGCCCGCGCCCCGCAGTCCTCCTGCTGGACGAGATCGACCGGGCCGACGCCGAGTTCGAGGCCTTCACGTTCGAACTGCTCGCCGAGGCCGCAGTCACCATCCCGGAACTGGGCACCATCCGGGCCACCCATCCCCCGATCGTCATCCTGACCTCCAACCGGACGAGGGACCTGCACGATGCCCTGACCCGGCGCTGCCTCTACCACTGGATCGATTACCCGGGACCCGGGCGCATCGCGGAAATCGTCCGACGCCGCGTTCCCGCCAGCAGCGGACCGCTGGCCCTGCAGGCCGCCGCGGTGATCACCAGGCTGCGCACGCTGGACCTGGCAAAGCCGCCGGGGATCTCCGAGGCCATCGACTGGGTGTCCGCCCTCGCCGTGCTCGGTATCGGGCACATTGACGCCGCGACGGCGGACCAAACCCTCGGCTCGATCGTCAAGAACCGCGACGACCTGGAACTGGTCGGCGCCCGCGGGGCGGACTGGCTCGTGGCCGGCACGGGCGGGTGA
- a CDS encoding SRPBCC family protein: MQIDSTFSVVAPIDTVWDTIMDFERVAGCVPGARILNKLSDDAYQVGMTVKLGPVNMQYKGLLNVIERNAAEHRAVFGGKAQETRGQGTADATVTLLLTEESGGTTRGTVNAELSLSGKAAAMGKGVIGSVTEQMMALFAGNLQAMIATPGAPGTVPAGGLPGLDAEAEAQAAAAKVSGATIPAPASELPGLPPGAVPAAARPSPAPAPSPAPAGSLDALSLAKGIAAEQLSSPVKVLALVAVVACASYWAGRLSAFRLIRAIGRLKSDRA; this comes from the coding sequence ATGCAGATCGACAGCACTTTCTCGGTCGTCGCACCGATCGACACCGTCTGGGACACCATCATGGACTTTGAACGGGTGGCCGGCTGCGTCCCCGGCGCCAGGATCCTGAACAAGCTTTCCGACGACGCCTACCAGGTGGGCATGACCGTAAAACTGGGCCCGGTCAACATGCAGTACAAAGGGCTGCTCAACGTCATCGAGCGCAACGCCGCTGAACACCGGGCCGTTTTCGGCGGCAAGGCCCAGGAGACCCGCGGCCAGGGCACCGCTGACGCCACGGTGACCCTGCTCCTGACGGAAGAGTCAGGCGGCACCACCCGCGGCACCGTCAACGCCGAGCTGTCCCTTTCCGGCAAGGCCGCCGCGATGGGCAAGGGCGTGATTGGCAGCGTCACCGAACAGATGATGGCCCTGTTCGCCGGCAATCTGCAGGCCATGATCGCCACGCCCGGTGCCCCCGGCACCGTTCCAGCGGGCGGTTTGCCCGGTCTCGATGCGGAGGCGGAAGCGCAGGCGGCCGCGGCCAAGGTCTCCGGAGCGACCATACCGGCCCCGGCGTCGGAACTTCCGGGCCTTCCACCGGGCGCTGTGCCCGCCGCGGCCCGGCCGTCCCCCGCGCCCGCACCATCCCCCGCGCCCGCCGGCAGCCTGGACGCCCTCAGCCTCGCCAAGGGGATCGCGGCCGAGCAGCTCTCCAGCCCCGTGAAGGTCCTGGCGCTCGTGGCGGTCGTGGCATGCGCCTCCTACTGGGCCGGCCGCCTGTCCGCCTTCCGGCTGATCCGGGCGATCGGAAGGCTGAAGTCCGACCGTGCGTGA